A window of Microbacterium lushaniae genomic DNA:
ACAGCAGTGGTGCCAGGAAGAGGACGATCGCCGCGAGCAACGACGGGACGAAGGCGTTGCGCTGGGCCGCTGCCGGCGAGGGTTGCGCCATACACCCAGCCTCCCACGGATGCGCCACCTCCGACGCCATGCGGCGGCAGGCCGAAAGACCCGGGCCGGCTCGCCTGTCATTGCCGGTCTGCGTCGCCGATGACTAGCGTCGGCCACACACCATCCCATCGAAGCGAGGACCCCATGGCCGACCTGATCGTGATTGCGTTCGACACCGAGCCGGACGCGGAAGCCGCGTACAACAGGATTCAGGAACTCCAGAACGACCTCGTCGTCGAACTCGCGGGCCTGGCGCTGGTGAAAGTGGACGGAGACGGCAAGACCCGGGTGGAGTATCCCGGCTCCGCGGCCCGGTTCGGGCTCGGCACCGCCAGCGGCGCCCTGTTCGGGACGCTCGTCGGGATTCTCTTCTTCGTCCCCGTCGTCGGCCTTGTGTTCGGCGGTCTCCTCGGCGCCCTCTTCGCCGCGATGGACAAGTCGGGCCTGGACGCGGAGTTCCGCCAGCGTGTGCAGAACACCGTGACCGCCGGCAAGTCGGCCGTCATCCTGTACGCGACCAAGCTGACGGCGGACAAGTTCGCCGCTGCGCTGGCGCCGTACCACGGGACCGTCGTGCAGACCTCGCTCTCCCACGACCAGGAGCGCGAACTCGTCCACGACCTCAGCGCCACCTCGGCATAGTCGTCGCACTGCCGGCCCGCGGGATCGGACCGGAACGTCGGGCCCGCCGCGACGCCGACGAGAAACGAAGAACCCCCGGGGAATCCCCCGGGGGTTCTGGCGGTAGCAGGAGCGGGGCTTGAACCCGCGACCTCACGATTATGAGTCGTGCGCTCTCACCAACTGAGCTACCCTGCCGCGACGCATCCGTCGGATGCTTCGAGCCCCGAGTCAGGATTGAACTGACGACCCCTTCCTTACCATGGAAGTGCTCTGCCACTGAGCTATCGGGGCGTACCCGGAGTGATCCGGGCAACTCAACGAGAATACCAGAGCCCTGGGCCTCGCCTCACGCAGGTCACCCGCCGGCGTGCTCGCGGAGCCACGGGAGCGGGTCGATCGCCGTCGTTCCGCCGGCGAGGAGCTCGAAGTGCGTGTGCGCACCGAAGGAGCGTCCGGTGTCGCCGGTGCGCCCGAGGAAGGTCCCCACGCTGACCTGCTGGCCGGGGGTGACCTGGAGCGAGCCGTACTGCATGTGCGCGTAGCGGCTGGAGATCATCTCACCGTCGATGACGTGGTCGATGACGACGGTCACGCCGAAAGCTCCGCCCGATTCGGTCGCGATGCGCACCGTGCCGTCGGCGATGGCCTGGATGGGCGCGCCGGCACCGGGTACGAAGTCCAGGCCCTCGTGCAGACGGCCCGAGCGCATACCGAAGCCGTAGGTCATGGGCACGCCGACCGCGAACGGCCACTGGATGGCCGAGTTGGGGTTGTTGACGAAGAAGCTGGAGAAGTTCGAGATGCCCGACTCGGCGGCGATCTCGGCGATCGTCGCGGTGCGGTAGTTCTCGTTGCGCACGACGCCCTGGTTCTGCACGTCGGCGGGGGCGACGTAGGCCTGGATGGCCTCCTCCTCGGCGTCCACGTCGCCCGGCGTGAGCACACTGAGGGCAGCGGTGCCGCCTTGGGCTGCCGCGACCGCCTCGACGGGCGTGGTCATTCCGACGGTGAGCAGGCCGACGACGCCGATGACGCCGATGGAGAAGGATGCAGCGGCCATCCGCTTGAATCCTGCACCGCGTCGGGCGGGTTCCCGCGCGGCAGCAGGTGCGAGATCGCCCTCGTCCCGCGCCGCAGCGGCGACCTGCACGGGCGTCTCCCCCGTGAAGGCGAACAGCCGGGCGGCCGCCTCGAACGCATCGAGTTCGGACTCGTCGAACAGGGGTGCGCCCTCGTCGGCCACAGGGCGGTCGTCCGCCTCGGACGAGGTGGAGTTCACCCGGCCGAAGGCGGTGTCCCCAGCCGGAGCGGCACGGCCTGCCCGGATCTGCGGCAGGTCGATCGGCGAGGTGGGGAGCGTGGCGGGT
This region includes:
- a CDS encoding DUF1269 domain-containing protein — encoded protein: MADLIVIAFDTEPDAEAAYNRIQELQNDLVVELAGLALVKVDGDGKTRVEYPGSAARFGLGTASGALFGTLVGILFFVPVVGLVFGGLLGALFAAMDKSGLDAEFRQRVQNTVTAGKSAVILYATKLTADKFAAALAPYHGTVVQTSLSHDQERELVHDLSATSA
- a CDS encoding M23 family metallopeptidase, with protein sequence MRADENLAVTRAELRRQAQALPAPAAAPLTRREARGRLAAANVAPEVAVEDLPDLAPEALALPALPADVPVVVETAAAIDAAPATLPTSPIDLPQIRAGRAAPAGDTAFGRVNSTSSEADDRPVADEGAPLFDESELDAFEAAARLFAFTGETPVQVAAAARDEGDLAPAAAREPARRGAGFKRMAAASFSIGVIGVVGLLTVGMTTPVEAVAAAQGGTAALSVLTPGDVDAEEEAIQAYVAPADVQNQGVVRNENYRTATIAEIAAESGISNFSSFFVNNPNSAIQWPFAVGVPMTYGFGMRSGRLHEGLDFVPGAGAPIQAIADGTVRIATESGGAFGVTVVIDHVIDGEMISSRYAHMQYGSLQVTPGQQVSVGTFLGRTGDTGRSFGAHTHFELLAGGTTAIDPLPWLREHAGG